tttagaaaacatcttctaatcagttttaatgttaacttgtaattttattatgccatgacaatttaaaattccagaatatcaGAAGCTTggcatttgaaagattcaatttagttttcaatatcaaatggtcaaattttaatcgctttgaattcaaatttaaaagtcttaaatctttaattaattatatgaacgcttttcatcataaataataaaatttcaattactcttaattttaatctatccaatttcctaaatttgaatatgaaatatacaattcttaattttttgacattgtcatatttttaagtttttaatctaaGATCATTCTAATTTCGTGATTCTCCAAATCAaataacaattctttaatttttagcgcttcgacttaaaaattatgcaattcaactccttttcctatttaaattgtccaaaattgttggtatatttttttaaatttcaagagcttgcaatgcgaaattattcattattaactattatttcaaaaatatttaaaagctcatattaaaaaattggtttgataatggatttttaaatttacatattttcatgTTGGTAAATAGAAATAAAGAGGCAGGAACGCTGTCTCTTATGCCATTTATCGACTTCCGCAATttataatatatgtgaaaaaaccgTGGGTTTTgcaaagaaagttcatttttttataaaccgggagaaatcacgaatattcATCAGGAGAACCGggagacgaaaatttaaaaaaaaatgcccatcttaaaataaaagaaagtcttaaaaaacaattttcttgatcTTTTTCAGAGAATAAATTTTGTACCTTTGATTAGGAagaatctagaaaaaaaattcagggttttttgagtaaattgactgaatattttcagaaaaccgCAGgcatttcgttaattttttaattcttccattttgaatatttctacaactagtaaaattttgaatcgaagattatatttcaaattttgaacctttcatttaaaaattattcaatttagcaacttttcatgttttaaaacttaattaattttaataattattaaggcttttcgtttttaagtattcaaattcttcaaacttcttattttaaattagttaCTTTAAAAAGTTCCAATAATGTCTGAATGTGTAATTCTTCAAGGTTTCAATTTGCAAGGCGTAGTCCAAAATcattttacaaatcttttaaatcgtttttaaatcataaagtcCGGCTTGAAATTCAGATTCATATATTCTTAATTTCAGAAACTATTCATTATTATAGATCATTAAATAGTTAACTCTTTACATTTAaacatgttaaatatttttacaagacagttttcattttttttttattttaattgtaaatcataGCCTTTCGGAACTGCATCACAAtctattttgtcataaaaatgtGCTTGACATCTACTATATAttacgaaaattaatattaaattatattctcgTATCTTAAAAATGGCAGTAGTCAGTCTAtcaatcaactaaaaaaaattaatacaatataGTTGATTGAGTATTCATTCACAATACATTGGAAATATAAATCGTAcctattctattttcaaaatacttcaaacaatatttggtggaaaattagacaaaataaactgacgaatatttaaactttagagGACACTGCTGGAGGATTGTGACTTACAATTAGACAAAGGCAAAGGTTTAACAGAAGATATGCcgaatgtattttcaattttgttaaccaattttttaaacctgtTAACTCTCACCTCCTGCTGGTCGTTTGAAGCAGAAGATGAGTCGTTAACCTCGTCAGGTTCGTTCACAGAACTTTTACTTCTTCCACTGCTGAATCGGCTCCAGACCTTTTCAAAATTCGAGACAGCCAATTCCCTCggtttagatttaaattttgtgtagAGAGCAACATCGTCGTAAAGAACTTCCTCGTCTTGCAAAACTCGATCACTTCTCGGAGTTTGATAATGCTCAAATTCCATTTCAGGTTCTCCATcagtttttaattcagaattaaaacACTGTTCAGGAATTATGTCTAACTTCATGAGAGGGGTGTTCATTTCTGTAGATCCTGAACTTAAAGTTgtagaattaatggaattatcGAAAAGTCTCTCATTTTCTTTAGTCATTTTTTCTTGACAAGCTGCAATATCGTCGTATAATTGTTCGACTGAACAAGTTGTGACTGCAGGAGGAATTGAGTAAATTGGTCGAGGAGCTGGTGGGCATAAATATTCGGTTTCGATTTGAATTTCAAGTTTCTTTTCTTGGGAtgaatttattacagaaatatcGTCGTAAGTGGGCAAATTTTCTGTTGTTGGAGTTGTTGAAGTTGTTGAAGTGACACCTCGTTTCTTCTTGTCTTCTTTTTTCGCTTTGTAACTTCGATTTCTCATTTTGTCGAGGAAGGACTTTTTGGAGGCTTGTATTCTATCTGAGCCTGAGAGTTTTTCTTCTTTGGGTTCATGAATGGACTTTACTTTCAGGTCGATTGCACTTGTCtgcaaattataaatttcctttaaatataTTCTTCTGAAGGTTTTTTATAATAGTAATGACACAATATTGTTTGTAGTTAaaactttctctaaaaaataagaaaatatttaagaacagCATGAAAAGAGTACTAACCTGTACATCATCATACGATTCAGCAGCATCGACCACACATTCTCCCTTCTTGAATTCAgtcttcttcaaaaaaatgtcttgaCTAACAGGTCGAACATCATCATAGGCTTCTTGAATATCTTCAATTTTAGATTCTTCTTCAATTTTCTGAGCACGAATTCCTTCAGCAACATCATCGACATCGTCGTAAGTTTCCAAAAAGCAATTCGTCTCTTCTTCttttttcctctctttctttctctcttctTCTTTTTTCGCGACCATAATATTCTGATAACCAGTACCATCTCTAAAGTCTTCAATCTTGTGATAAATATCATCCTCATCATAAGGTTCGTCTACTGGTTCAAAATTGGAAATGGTCTCTTCGTGAGGCAAAGAAGGCAGTCTTCGAGGAATTCTAGCTGGTAAAGGTGGAATTTCAGCATCATCAGTTTTATCATTCGTTGATTTTTCTCGTAGAAGAATTTCATTCTTTGCGTCTTTTTCTAAATCTGGAATTGGAGGTGGTTGTAGACTGAGCAAATTTTCATTGCTTTTTGATGACCTGAATCCTGTATTCTGGTATCTTTCAGCTTTTAATGAGGGTTCAGAACTTTTGGATTCTTTCTGCTCCATTTCCACAGTTTCGGTGAATGAAGACTCACCAAGGCGTGTTTTATTATCATTCTCTTTGGTACTAATTTCACAGATCATTGATACCCATTCTTCCATCTCTTCCGGTGTCTTTGCTACGAACTGCAACGAGACATCTTATTATCAAAATTAGTTGAGTAAACtacatatataatttaaaaactgaaataaaatataaataatataaaaaacgttttaaacctAAAGTTTTAACTTAtagaattaagtttcaaattttaagattttcatcaAACTTACATTAATAAAACTTACATTTAAGCTGAAAACAAGAGGAATTTGAGTTTAGattattaggaaatttatttacaatttgaaaaattataaaattatatgctttgaaattttaatctatactttacttcttttaaaaaattattattcttaaaattctttaagattcttaaattcttctcttttttaatttttgtgcttTTCAATTTggatcttaattaaaaattataatttttttcaaaactcaatGCTTCgtattttatgatttcaaattttaattattccaagcTAAATTTGCTTGAGAAtgtttattttcttataatttttatgctttcaattgagataaaacttgaaaaaaactgttcaatttcaaatttgtcaTAAGTTGGCGGCTTGTAAAATTTTATACATCAAATTAGAGGATTGgtttcaaatatgaatttaaaattctattattaccaaatattgattatttgttaattttgatgCTGTaaacttcgaaatttaaattttactctaTGCAggttttctcaaaattattttaaacccttcTAAAAAAACAATCACATCCAATTTCGATAGTTTTTAGTCAGGATTGATACCccttcaaataacttaaaattcaatCCATAGATTCGGTCAAATTTTAATCGGTTTTAGTTTGGAGGGTTAAGAACTTaactctaaaattttattttgttggaattctTCCCAACGTAGCTAGAAACTTTGAATGCTTCCAAAGTAAGTTTACAAATGAAAATTGCTTCCCCAgttgaatttcttacaaattttattttcaaaatttgataaattcagaATTAGAACTGTTTTATTGGACTATGTTACATTTAGGTGTACCAAGCTGCAAcactttaacattttgaatgtttattcCGACTTGAGGATTGTAGatttctattatatatttatgaactttcttgaattatttttaaatctattagagtgttttaaaatatttcaggaaatttctaatatatttcaatcatttaaaggggttttaaagattctgaaaattccaagaaatttcaaagggctttaaaaactttaaagagattttaaattttgtattcaaggaatttcccatttatttcactaatttacaggaatttcaaagtatttgaaatattttacgttattttaaaatattctaaggaattttcacgaactttaaaaagtttcaaggggcTTTAAATGatctggaaaattgaaaaagattttaaggaacttACCATTCGATTTCATAGAAtatcacgggattttataatattttcaaggatttcaaagaatttattcacaagaaatgTAGGATTCCgtatagggtttcaaagattgaaagaaatttatccttaattctttagaattcttttgaattgttgtaatttacttaatttttttaaattcagttaattcgacgcaatttaaatgatttttttaacgtttttggttgattcatcttgcagttttttaaactcaccttgaattcttagaaatgttattgaagtcttttgaattctcttgaatttttataatctcatttcaaactaaatgaattcaattaaaattttcatagttttaaattgttttcaattcacttgatccTTTtttattcaccttgaattcttctgaatttcttCCGATctttttcatttccttaaaattgCACTAAATTCACTCCAATCTTACTGAAGTCGATGGAATGTTTAGTATTTCATGCATTTTGTCCTATTCGTTTGCGTtctcttaatttaatttgaattgttcacattatttttttttactagtcTAGTTTATTAGTTACATTATTTTTGGACattattgacttttattaaatttatcaggCTATAACAgccctgagaataataaattaaaaatttaatatttttttattccacttataaaagattctatacaaaaaatgttacaagattagaattttgttctttaaatatcCATAtccagagaaaatgaaaaattaatctggaagaaCTAgtaaaaagtcagggaattttgaaaatgtagtttttcagcCGCCctgttttcattcatttttatatcTAATATTTGACTAAGTACCTGCAAAGTTTTGTGGCCAGGACAGAAAATTTCGAAAGCAGAATCACTTCTTTTAGAATCGATACTTGGAGCTGGACGCCCTCTGTATCCTCTAATTGGTATAACTGAGTTTGGTCGACTATCCTTTTCACTCCCATAGATTAGTAGATGTGAACCTACTAAACCtgtgaacaaaatttataaatcttaaaaattatttatttgaaaatggtatgaaactttaaaaatcttgaggCTAAACTTATTTTTCTCCTCTATTGaatttcatttagttaaaaaaaatgtttacttaccAACCCAGCAGGATCGAAATGATGAAtcaataaatggaataatttttctgTCTCCCTTTCTGGAAAGTTGGCCACATTTATTACAAGTATCTCTCGTTTGAGCAGCAGAAAGACTGGAGTAAATCGAAACAAGAGTATCTTCAAAGGAATTTTGATTTTGTCCCTCAAACGAGAGAGATGTCTCGCTTTTAGGATTGTTTATTTCTTGGAAAGTCTCGTAGTAATCTTGACTAGTTCTTGGTTCTGACTTTTGATCAGCGTCTATATACTCTTGAATTTCGTTTTGGGATTTTGCTGCTAGAAGGAGACCCTTTCCAGCATTCATATCCAAATAGGGTTCTGGTGATGATGGTGGACCAATTGTAAGATTGAGGAGAGTCGCTTTCGAGCGGGAGAGAAGATTTTCACGAACATTTTCTAAACTTGGGGGAAGTTTTACTTCGCTGAGAGATTCGagaaattgcatgaattctgaaaataaattttttttttttttgaatttgcaagAAAACATAATTTGTAAACAGGGTTGATACAAGTCAGGAAATGTCAGGGAAACCCtaaaaaagtcagggaatgtttgatcaattttttctcaataaacCAGTGTCCTACCATGTAAAATATCGTAAGATTTGCTCAGAAGTCCCCATAAAACTTTATGAAGCTTGTATAAATTTAGAGAATGAACATATATACCTAAATATAAATTTCGTGACTTAAATGAATATGGAACCTTAACGAAATTAGATTTAgaaaaatgtgttaataacaaTCAAGTCTTACAAAAGtataatttcatcattttcattgctAGGAATTTATGTTGTGGTTAAAAGTgttattatttgttaagaattcaagaattttgtttaaaaaccattgtttttcgttgaaaattcaactgccttgttcaaaattcgttttttttgcgtttcaaattcaactattttgatcaaaatgcaattattcagttgaaaattaacttttatgtagaaaaatcatattttccgtttaaaaaatagaactttagtgttcaaagttcgtctttttggtatgaaaattctaaattaattatttttttaattcgtctcaaatctattttggttaaggacccagctattttgttcaaaatgctttttttggtagaaatttcatcttgattgaaaattcatctgttttgttgaaaattttaatattttgttaaaattatattttattgtaaattattgtttttaactgaaaatttgataaatctattttaagttaaaaacgtatcttttttggatgaaaattcaagtatttgcttgcgaatttatttattatgttaaaaattcgttttttccagtATAAGAgtaatctttttagatgaaacttcatatttttggttaaaaatttaaatattctttatttggttaaaaaattatattttttagtttgaaaattcatgtgttttgttgcaaattccactgtttagtaaaaaaattcactctttttattaaagattcatcatattatactaaaattaatttctttggttaaaaattgaactattatgtggaaaattcgtattaatttattttttcaatgaaacatgtaactattctattttcgcttaagaatttatgttttgtcttgaaaattaattttttccactctAAAATTCACCAattctgtttgaaattaattttttctggttgaaaatgcttttttcttttgtagaaatttaatcttattggttgaaaattcatctgtttggttgaaaattgaactattttgttaaaaatacattttatttggctgaaagttcatgattttaactgaaaatttaactggtctattttaagttaaaaatgcatcttttttatatgaaaatgtaactatttggttgcaaattcatttatgttaaaaattcgcatttttttagaaaattaatcttattggatgaaacttcatctttttggttgaaaatttcactattctatgtttggttgaaaagttatcttttttaattgaaaattcatgtgttttgttgaaaattccactatttgctttaaatacaCGCTATTGAAaagagattcatatttttagttgagaatcgatttctttggttgaaaactgaactgctttgtaaaaaatttatcttctggcttgaaaa
The sequence above is drawn from the Belonocnema kinseyi isolate 2016_QV_RU_SX_M_011 chromosome 7, B_treatae_v1, whole genome shotgun sequence genome and encodes:
- the LOC117176711 gene encoding uncharacterized protein LOC117176711 → MELDTDFTAILHEFMQFLESLSEVKLPPSLENVRENLLSRSKATLLNLTIGPPSSPEPYLDMNAGKGLLLAAKSQNEIQEYIDADQKSEPRTSQDYYETFQEINNPKSETSLSFEGQNQNSFEDTLVSIYSSLSAAQTRDTCNKCGQLSRKGDRKIIPFIDSSFRSCWVGLVGSHLLIYGSEKDSRPNSVIPIRGYRGRPAPSIDSKRSDSAFEIFCPGHKTLQFVAKTPEEMEEWVSMICEISTKENDNKTRLGESSFTETVEMEQKESKSSEPSLKAERYQNTGFRSSKSNENLLSLQPPPIPDLEKDAKNEILLREKSTNDKTDDAEIPPLPARIPRRLPSLPHEETISNFEPVDEPYDEDDIYHKIEDFRDGTGYQNIMVAKKEEERKKERKKEEETNCFLETYDDVDDVAEGIRAQKIEEESKIEDIQEAYDDVRPVSQDIFLKKTEFKKGECVVDAAESYDDVQTSAIDLKVKSIHEPKEEKLSGSDRIQASKKSFLDKMRNRSYKAKKEDKKKRGVTSTTSTTPTTENLPTYDDISVINSSQEKKLEIQIETEYLCPPAPRPIYSIPPAVTTCSVEQLYDDIAACQEKMTKENERLFDNSINSTTLSSGSTEMNTPLMKLDIIPEQCFNSELKTDGEPEMEFEHYQTPRSDRVLQDEEVLYDDVALYTKFKSKPRELAVSNFEKVWSRFSSGRSKSSVNEPDEVNDSSSASNDQQEVRVNRFKKLVNKIENTFGISSVKPLPLSNCKSQSSSSVL